A genomic stretch from Achromobacter spanius includes:
- a CDS encoding TonB-dependent siderophore receptor gives MSPLHAPALFAGLALLAPGALHAQSPDVVQLPSVRVTADPEADDSFNPVQPPSVNKSSVPLSQTPQSITVVPRAVLDSQQAQTLADALHNVPGVVANQFGRRGWDDLIIRGQVASDSLFLDGLRTAASNRVAEQLFGLEQVEVLKGPASLLYGLVLPGGLVNMVSKRPQPEAFANAETTIGSHDFYQGTLDMGTPLSENGKAAFRLNALAMNSHDATDYVWFKNRWIAPSLSLDLGTRTDFTILTSYQERRYVRQQGLPVIGSVLQNPNGSIPRDRFIGEPDQDPYRGFQSRVGYALTHRFDNGWTVNQNLRWQEFTLDGQLVAAGTLAAGGRSLRRTATNQHWDGDTFSMDTNAQRRFDTAWGKHEITVGIDYLRTRENALQKNCSVGALDMYDPVYGSPITCPTNPRTDSQSTVRSLGFYFRDQIQLGERWRLIAGLRRDDAASYSTDRLTGNRQDNPAQKTTGSGAIMYEIAPGIRPYISYATSFYPNVGTDANGQGFEPETGRQWEAGVKFDLDDGNTSLTVAAFDLRRRQVLQSDPINDGYSIAVGEQRTRGAELGFVSDLGNGLSLMGGYAYIAAVITDDGGQAASTEDGWLDNVPRHSFNLTARYRLRGPAQGWELNGGMRGESPRHAYGYVIPGYAVADAGVAYNAERWRAALTVRNLFDKDYFAGGLRNAVALGDGRTTMLTLGYRY, from the coding sequence ATGTCGCCCCTTCACGCACCCGCCCTATTCGCCGGCCTGGCATTACTTGCCCCCGGCGCGCTACACGCACAGTCTCCAGACGTCGTCCAACTCCCCTCGGTCCGCGTCACCGCGGATCCAGAAGCCGACGACAGTTTCAATCCCGTCCAGCCGCCCTCCGTCAACAAATCCTCCGTGCCGCTGTCACAGACGCCACAGTCAATCACCGTGGTCCCACGGGCGGTACTCGACAGCCAACAAGCGCAAACCCTGGCCGACGCCTTGCACAATGTGCCGGGCGTGGTGGCCAATCAGTTTGGGCGGCGGGGGTGGGATGACCTGATCATCCGTGGGCAAGTCGCTTCCGACTCTTTGTTCCTGGACGGCCTGCGTACGGCGGCATCCAACCGTGTGGCCGAGCAGTTGTTTGGGCTTGAACAAGTGGAAGTGCTGAAGGGCCCGGCTTCTCTGCTTTACGGTCTGGTGCTGCCCGGCGGCCTGGTCAACATGGTCAGCAAGCGACCGCAGCCCGAGGCATTTGCCAACGCCGAAACCACAATCGGCAGCCACGATTTCTATCAGGGCACCCTGGACATGGGCACCCCGCTGTCAGAGAACGGCAAGGCCGCTTTCCGCTTGAACGCGCTGGCGATGAACTCGCATGACGCCACCGACTACGTGTGGTTCAAGAATCGATGGATTGCGCCTTCTCTGTCGTTGGACCTTGGAACGCGAACGGACTTCACCATCCTTACCAGCTATCAGGAACGCCGTTATGTGCGGCAGCAAGGCTTGCCGGTGATAGGGTCCGTGCTTCAAAACCCGAATGGCAGCATCCCTCGTGATCGCTTCATCGGCGAGCCGGATCAGGACCCGTATCGCGGATTCCAGAGCCGGGTGGGCTATGCCCTGACGCATCGTTTTGACAATGGCTGGACGGTCAACCAGAACCTGCGCTGGCAGGAATTCACGCTTGACGGCCAACTCGTGGCGGCCGGCACGCTTGCCGCAGGGGGCCGCAGCCTGAGGCGTACCGCCACCAACCAGCATTGGGATGGCGATACGTTCTCGATGGACACGAATGCGCAGCGCCGCTTCGATACCGCTTGGGGCAAGCACGAGATCACGGTGGGCATCGACTACCTGCGCACGCGCGAGAATGCGCTGCAAAAAAATTGCTCCGTCGGTGCGTTGGACATGTACGACCCGGTTTACGGAAGCCCGATCACCTGCCCCACGAATCCGCGCACCGACAGTCAAAGCACCGTGCGTTCCCTAGGCTTTTACTTTCGTGACCAGATCCAGCTTGGCGAGCGTTGGCGCCTGATTGCCGGCCTGCGGCGTGATGATGCCGCCAGCTATTCCACGGACAGGCTGACCGGCAACCGCCAGGACAACCCGGCACAGAAGACCACCGGTTCTGGCGCAATCATGTATGAAATTGCCCCAGGGATACGCCCCTACATCAGCTACGCCACCTCGTTCTATCCCAACGTAGGCACCGACGCCAACGGCCAGGGCTTTGAACCCGAGACCGGCCGCCAATGGGAAGCCGGCGTCAAGTTTGACCTGGATGACGGCAATACCAGCCTGACGGTGGCCGCCTTTGATCTGCGGCGGCGCCAGGTGCTTCAGTCCGACCCGATCAACGACGGCTATAGCATCGCCGTCGGCGAGCAACGTACCCGAGGCGCGGAGCTTGGCTTTGTGTCGGACCTGGGCAATGGGTTGAGCCTGATGGGCGGCTACGCCTACATTGCGGCCGTCATCACGGACGACGGCGGGCAGGCGGCCTCCACCGAAGATGGCTGGCTGGACAACGTGCCGCGCCATAGTTTCAACCTGACGGCACGCTACCGCTTGCGCGGCCCGGCGCAAGGTTGGGAACTAAACGGCGGAATGCGTGGCGAAAGCCCGCGCCACGCTTATGGATACGTCATCCCGGGTTACGCGGTGGCCGACGCGGGTGTCGCCTATAACGCGGAACGTTGGCGTGCAGCGTTGACCGTGCGCAACCTGTTCGACAAGGATTACTTTGCGGGCGGCCTGCGCAATGCGGTCGCGCTGGGTGACGGCCGCA